From the Streptomyces nigrescens genome, one window contains:
- a CDS encoding DUF3046 domain-containing protein: MRLTVFWQRMADHFGAAYADSFARDHVMSGLGGRTVHEALDAGWSAKEVWRVVCSVMDVPSDKR; encoded by the coding sequence ATGCGGTTGACGGTCTTCTGGCAGCGGATGGCGGATCACTTCGGTGCGGCGTATGCCGACTCCTTCGCGCGCGATCATGTGATGTCCGGCCTCGGCGGCCGGACCGTGCACGAGGCACTGGACGCGGGGTGGAGCGCCAAAGAGGTGTGGCGGGTGGTCTGCTCGGTCATGGATGTGCCGTCCGACAAACGTTGA
- a CDS encoding AzlD domain-containing protein, translating to MSVWIAIAVTAVGCYLVKYLGLAAPAGVLERPLVKRLAALLPVALLAALTAQQTFSDGSHLMLDAKAAGVAAATVALVLRAPFLLVVGVAVAVTAGVRALGG from the coding sequence ATGAGCGTTTGGATCGCGATCGCCGTCACCGCCGTCGGCTGCTACCTGGTCAAGTACCTCGGCCTGGCGGCGCCCGCCGGCGTTCTGGAGCGCCCGCTCGTCAAGCGGCTGGCCGCGCTGCTGCCGGTGGCCCTGCTGGCCGCGCTCACCGCCCAGCAGACCTTCAGCGACGGCAGCCACCTGATGCTCGACGCCAAGGCCGCGGGGGTGGCCGCCGCGACCGTCGCCCTCGTCCTGCGGGCGCCGTTCCTCCTGGTCGTCGGCGTCGCCGTGGCGGTCACGGCAGGGGTGCGGGCCCTGGGAGGGTGA
- a CDS encoding AzlC family ABC transporter permease: protein MPEQTEIRTTERAAPPPPAPPATSDAAVIRDALGVGVAVGLSGFAFGVTSAGVGLSLLQTCALSLLVFTGASQFALVGALAAGGNPLTAAAGAFFLGARNAFYGLRLSAVLGYRSTVKPFAAHWVIDETSAVTLAQPDRRTARLGFTVTGLTLYVLWNLTTLVGALGAEALGDTEAWGLDAAGPAVFLALLAPMLKDTVERVAAGLAVVLVMVTLPLLPTGVPVLISALAAPAVLVVQGRRERAKEAGTAQEPGAVPAGPAAPPARPDGAPDSRTATKEDRA, encoded by the coding sequence GTGCCAGAACAGACAGAGATACGCACCACGGAGCGGGCCGCGCCACCGCCGCCGGCACCGCCCGCGACATCCGACGCCGCCGTCATCAGGGACGCACTCGGCGTCGGCGTCGCCGTCGGCCTTTCCGGATTCGCCTTCGGTGTGACGTCGGCCGGCGTCGGGCTCAGCCTCCTGCAGACCTGCGCGCTCAGCCTGCTGGTGTTCACCGGTGCCTCACAGTTCGCCCTGGTCGGCGCGCTGGCGGCGGGCGGCAACCCGCTCACCGCCGCGGCCGGCGCGTTCTTCCTGGGCGCCCGCAACGCCTTCTACGGGCTGCGGCTGTCCGCCGTCCTCGGGTACCGGTCCACGGTCAAACCCTTCGCCGCCCACTGGGTCATCGACGAAACCTCGGCCGTCACCCTGGCCCAGCCCGACCGGCGCACCGCCCGTCTGGGCTTCACCGTCACCGGGCTGACCCTCTACGTCCTGTGGAACCTCACCACCCTCGTCGGTGCCCTGGGTGCCGAGGCGCTCGGCGACACCGAGGCCTGGGGACTGGACGCGGCCGGCCCCGCGGTCTTCCTGGCGCTGCTGGCGCCGATGCTCAAGGACACCGTGGAACGGGTCGCGGCCGGTCTCGCCGTGGTGCTGGTCATGGTGACGCTGCCGCTGCTGCCCACCGGTGTACCGGTGCTGATCTCGGCACTCGCCGCACCCGCCGTCCTCGTTGTCCAGGGGCGCCGGGAGCGGGCGAAGGAGGCCGGCACGGCGCAGGAGCCGGGCGCCGTCCCGGCCGGCCCCGCCGCGCCGCCCGCGCGCCCGGACGGGGCCCCCGACAGCCGCACCGCCACCAAGGAGGACCGGGCATGA
- a CDS encoding AraC family transcriptional regulator, with protein sequence MVMVSGEQAAGGGPGAAAVPRARGEWARHWRYDGLPGLDLLRARYVRHSFPRHAHDGYVVCAVTAGIEEVGLREGTVRAGHGGVIMLNPEVAHTARAGVPEGWAYATLYPSYEVVAEIAEETTALRGTAGFDRTVAEDPQLAGVITEIHRAAETGNALAADSLLRIAVARLLRRYGGPLPARTPRTAGARTAARARAVLEERMADPPSLERLAQELGTGPFALLRAFKGAYGMPPHTWLTDARVRRARRLLEAGRTPADTAVAVGFTDQPHLNRHFTRIVGVPPGAYRRERSA encoded by the coding sequence ATGGTCATGGTCAGCGGGGAGCAGGCGGCCGGCGGCGGGCCCGGTGCGGCCGCCGTGCCGCGGGCGCGCGGTGAGTGGGCGCGCCACTGGCGCTACGACGGGCTGCCCGGCCTCGACCTGCTGCGTGCCCGCTACGTCCGGCACTCCTTCCCCCGTCACGCGCACGACGGCTATGTCGTGTGCGCGGTGACGGCCGGCATCGAGGAGGTCGGGCTCCGGGAGGGCACCGTCCGGGCGGGCCACGGCGGCGTCATCATGCTCAACCCGGAGGTCGCGCACACCGCCCGGGCGGGCGTGCCCGAGGGCTGGGCCTACGCCACGCTCTACCCGTCCTACGAGGTCGTCGCGGAGATCGCCGAGGAGACCACGGCCCTGCGCGGCACCGCGGGGTTCGACCGGACGGTCGCCGAGGACCCGCAGCTCGCCGGCGTGATCACCGAGATCCACCGGGCCGCCGAGACCGGCAACGCGCTGGCCGCCGACAGTCTGCTGCGGATCGCCGTGGCCCGGCTGCTGCGCCGCTACGGAGGCCCGCTCCCGGCGCGTACGCCTCGCACCGCGGGAGCCCGGACCGCCGCCCGCGCCCGGGCCGTCCTGGAGGAGCGGATGGCCGACCCGCCCTCCCTGGAGAGGCTGGCGCAGGAACTCGGTACCGGCCCGTTCGCGCTGCTGCGGGCCTTCAAGGGCGCGTACGGCATGCCGCCGCACACCTGGCTCACCGACGCCCGGGTGCGCCGGGCCCGCAGGCTCCTGGAAGCGGGCCGCACACCCGCCGATACGGCCGTCGCCGTGGGCTTCACCGACCAGCCGCATCTGAACCGGCACTTCACCCGGATCGTCGGCGTACCGCCCGGCGCGTACCGGAGGGAGCGCTCGGCCTAG
- a CDS encoding Lhr family helicase: protein MAKAALDSFSAATRGWFAGAFSAPTAAQEGAWRAIGAGSDVLVVAPTGSGKTLAAFLASLDALASTPPPAEPKKRCRVLYVSPLKALAVDVERNLRSPLTGIRQESVRLGLPEPDITVGIRSGDTPPAERRSIANRPPDILITTPESLFLMLTSSAREALAGVETVILDEVHAVAGTKRGAHLALSLERLDELLDRPARRIGLSATVRPVEEVARYLSPRRRVEIVQPPSGKRFDLSVVVPVEDMGELGGSPVQEGDTGEKPSIWPQVEEKIADLVQAHRSTIVFANSRRLAERLCNRLNEIAYERTTGEALPEHHSPAELMAEAGAAKGAPALLARAHHGSVSKEQRAQVEEDLKAGRLPAVVATSSLELGIDMGAVDLVVQVESPPSVASGLQRVGRAGHQVGAVSTGIVFPKYRGDLVQAAVVTERMRSGAIEALRVPANPLDVLAQQLVAMTAMDTWDVEELLALVRRAAPFASLPESAFTAVLDMLAGRYPSDAFAELRPRLVWDRVAHTVTGRPGAQRLAVTSGGTIPDRGLFGVFLAGGDSGKGGGGRRVGELDEEMVYESRVGDVFTLGTTSWRIEDITRDRVLVTPAPGVPGRLPFWKGDQLGRPLELGRALGAFLREIGSLAPEDAGARLSAAGLDDWAVSNVMGYLAEQKQACGHVPDDRTIVVERFRDELGDWRVVIHSPFGAQVHAPWALALGARLAERYGMDAQVMHADDGIVLRLPDADLMSLDLLDGDGGFDPSAGPLGRGTEYDPEQSPVGAADVAFDQGEVDQLVTDQVGGSALFASRFRECAARALLLPRRSPGKRTPLWQQRQRAAQLLQVASEFGSFPIVLEAVRECLQDVFDVPGLAELMGDLEARRVRLVEVTTPEPSPFARSLLFGYVAQFLYEGDSPLAERRAAALSLDSRLLAELLGQAELRELLDAEVLAELERELQWLTEDRRVKDVEGVADVLRLLGPLTDAELAERGADPAWPRELAATRRALSVRIAGADHWAAVEDAGRLRDALGTALPVGVPESFTEPVKDPLGDLLSRYARTHGPFTSEQAAARFGLGTAVTDGALQRLAAAGRVVQGEFHPAGIGQEWCDAQVLRRLRRRSLAALREELEPVPPAALAAFLPQWQHVSAPRPAPAAGGMPAPLGGASHSLRGIDGLVRAIEQLQGAPVPASALEKLVLPSRVGGYTPALLDELTATGEVLWAGAGALPGKDGWLSLHLADSAPLLLPPPLPLELTALHESLLTALAPGYGLFFRQLADQVRATTHPDATDPQLADALWDLAWSGRLTNDTLAPLRALLGSGRTAGSTAHRARRAVPRGRYGSLTAAAGRGGRPTASRSGPPTVGGRWSLLPTAEPDPTHRAHALARALLDRHGIVTRGAVAAEGVEGGFSAAYRVLAAFEESGQARRGYVVEGLGAAQFAMDGAVDRLRAVSTQRERTAGDALPDSGPAQSRRGGPQRAVVLAAADPANAYGAALPWPEPPEGSTHKPGRKAGSLVVLVDGELTLYMERGGKTLLLWPLGHEPDRAAMDPRLQLAVEALTDAARAGALGTITTERINGTAALTSPFAAILETAGFHPTPRGLRLRG from the coding sequence ATGGCCAAGGCAGCGCTCGACTCGTTCTCCGCCGCGACCCGCGGCTGGTTCGCCGGGGCGTTCAGCGCGCCCACGGCCGCGCAGGAAGGCGCCTGGCGGGCGATCGGCGCGGGCTCCGACGTCCTCGTGGTGGCGCCGACGGGCTCCGGCAAGACGCTCGCCGCCTTCCTCGCGTCGCTGGACGCGCTGGCGAGCACCCCGCCGCCCGCCGAGCCGAAGAAGCGCTGCCGGGTGTTGTACGTCTCCCCGCTCAAGGCGCTGGCCGTCGACGTCGAGCGCAATCTGCGCAGTCCGCTGACGGGCATCCGCCAGGAGTCGGTCCGCCTCGGGCTGCCGGAGCCGGACATCACGGTCGGCATCCGCTCCGGGGACACCCCGCCCGCCGAGCGCCGGTCGATCGCCAACCGCCCGCCGGACATCCTCATCACGACCCCCGAGTCCCTGTTCCTGATGCTGACGTCCTCGGCCCGGGAGGCGCTGGCGGGCGTCGAGACGGTGATCCTGGACGAGGTCCATGCCGTCGCCGGCACGAAGCGCGGGGCGCATCTGGCGCTGTCCCTGGAGCGGCTGGACGAGCTGCTGGACCGCCCGGCCAGACGGATCGGGCTGTCGGCGACGGTCCGCCCGGTGGAGGAGGTGGCCCGCTATCTGTCGCCGCGGCGCCGGGTGGAGATCGTCCAGCCGCCGTCCGGGAAGCGCTTCGATCTCTCGGTGGTCGTCCCGGTGGAGGACATGGGCGAGCTGGGCGGCTCGCCCGTCCAGGAGGGCGACACCGGTGAGAAGCCGTCCATCTGGCCGCAGGTCGAGGAGAAGATCGCCGATCTCGTCCAGGCCCATCGCTCCACGATCGTCTTCGCCAACTCCCGCCGTCTGGCAGAGCGGCTGTGCAACCGCCTCAACGAGATCGCCTACGAGCGGACCACGGGTGAGGCGTTGCCCGAGCACCATTCCCCCGCGGAGCTGATGGCCGAGGCCGGTGCCGCCAAGGGCGCGCCGGCGCTGCTGGCCCGCGCCCACCACGGCTCGGTGTCGAAGGAACAACGCGCCCAGGTGGAGGAGGACCTGAAAGCGGGCCGGCTGCCGGCCGTGGTCGCCACCTCCAGTCTGGAGCTGGGCATCGACATGGGCGCGGTCGATCTGGTCGTCCAGGTGGAGTCGCCGCCTTCGGTCGCCTCCGGGCTGCAGCGCGTCGGCCGGGCCGGGCATCAGGTCGGCGCGGTCTCGACGGGCATCGTCTTCCCCAAGTACCGCGGCGATCTGGTGCAGGCCGCCGTGGTCACCGAGCGGATGCGCTCCGGCGCCATCGAGGCGCTGCGGGTGCCGGCCAATCCGCTGGACGTCCTCGCCCAGCAGCTCGTCGCCATGACCGCGATGGACACCTGGGACGTCGAGGAGCTGCTGGCCCTGGTCCGGCGGGCCGCCCCGTTCGCCTCCCTTCCCGAGTCGGCGTTCACGGCCGTGCTGGACATGCTCGCCGGCCGCTACCCCTCCGACGCCTTCGCCGAGCTGCGGCCGCGCCTGGTGTGGGACCGCGTCGCGCACACCGTCACGGGCCGCCCCGGGGCCCAGCGGCTGGCCGTCACCTCCGGCGGCACCATCCCCGACCGCGGCCTGTTCGGGGTGTTCCTGGCGGGCGGCGACTCCGGGAAGGGCGGGGGCGGGCGACGGGTGGGGGAACTCGACGAGGAGATGGTCTACGAGTCCCGCGTCGGCGATGTCTTCACGCTCGGCACGACGTCCTGGCGCATCGAGGACATCACCCGTGACCGGGTGCTGGTCACCCCCGCCCCCGGGGTGCCGGGGCGGCTTCCCTTCTGGAAGGGCGACCAGCTGGGCCGCCCCCTGGAACTGGGCCGCGCGCTCGGCGCGTTCCTCCGCGAGATCGGCTCGCTCGCGCCGGAGGACGCCGGGGCCCGGCTGTCCGCCGCCGGGCTGGACGACTGGGCGGTGTCCAATGTGATGGGCTATCTCGCCGAGCAGAAGCAGGCCTGCGGCCATGTCCCCGATGACCGCACGATCGTCGTGGAGCGGTTCCGCGATGAGCTCGGCGACTGGCGGGTGGTCATCCACTCCCCGTTCGGTGCGCAGGTCCACGCCCCCTGGGCGCTGGCCCTCGGCGCCCGTCTCGCCGAGCGCTACGGCATGGACGCCCAGGTGATGCACGCCGACGACGGCATCGTGCTGCGGCTGCCCGACGCCGATCTGATGAGCCTCGATCTCCTCGACGGCGACGGCGGCTTCGACCCGTCCGCCGGCCCGCTCGGCCGCGGCACGGAGTACGACCCCGAGCAGTCCCCCGTGGGGGCCGCCGATGTCGCCTTCGACCAGGGCGAGGTCGACCAGCTCGTCACGGACCAGGTCGGCGGGTCCGCGCTGTTCGCCTCCCGGTTCCGGGAATGCGCCGCCCGTGCCCTGCTGCTGCCGCGGCGCAGCCCCGGCAAGCGCACCCCGCTGTGGCAGCAGCGCCAGCGGGCCGCCCAACTCCTCCAGGTGGCGAGCGAGTTCGGGTCCTTCCCGATCGTGCTGGAAGCCGTCCGCGAATGCCTCCAGGACGTCTTCGACGTCCCGGGTCTGGCGGAGCTGATGGGGGACCTCGAGGCCCGCCGGGTCCGCCTGGTGGAGGTCACCACCCCCGAGCCGTCCCCGTTCGCCCGCTCGCTGCTCTTCGGCTATGTCGCCCAGTTCCTGTACGAGGGCGACTCCCCCCTCGCCGAGCGCCGCGCCGCCGCGCTCTCCCTGGACTCCCGGCTGCTCGCCGAGCTGCTCGGCCAGGCAGAGCTGCGTGAGCTGCTGGACGCCGAGGTGCTGGCCGAGCTGGAGCGTGAGCTGCAGTGGCTGACGGAGGACCGGCGCGTCAAGGACGTCGAGGGCGTCGCCGACGTCCTGCGGCTGCTGGGGCCGCTGACCGACGCCGAGCTGGCCGAGCGCGGTGCGGACCCGGCATGGCCCCGGGAGCTGGCCGCCACCCGCCGCGCCCTCTCCGTGCGGATCGCCGGCGCCGACCACTGGGCCGCCGTCGAGGACGCCGGCCGGCTCCGTGACGCGCTGGGCACGGCACTGCCGGTCGGTGTCCCGGAGTCGTTCACCGAACCGGTCAAGGACCCCCTCGGCGATCTGCTGTCCCGCTACGCCCGCACCCACGGCCCGTTCACCTCCGAGCAGGCCGCCGCCCGCTTCGGCCTCGGCACGGCCGTCACCGACGGGGCGCTGCAGCGTCTCGCCGCCGCCGGCCGGGTCGTCCAGGGCGAGTTCCACCCCGCGGGCATCGGCCAGGAGTGGTGTGACGCCCAGGTGCTGCGCAGACTGCGCCGCCGCTCCCTCGCCGCACTGCGCGAGGAGCTGGAGCCGGTGCCGCCCGCCGCACTCGCCGCCTTCCTCCCCCAGTGGCAGCACGTCAGCGCACCGCGCCCGGCACCGGCTGCCGGCGGGATGCCGGCACCGCTCGGCGGCGCCTCGCACAGCCTGCGCGGCATCGACGGCCTGGTGCGCGCCATCGAGCAGCTCCAGGGCGCTCCGGTGCCCGCCTCCGCCCTGGAAAAGCTGGTGCTGCCGTCCCGCGTCGGCGGCTACACCCCCGCCCTGCTGGACGAGCTCACCGCCACCGGTGAGGTGCTGTGGGCCGGCGCCGGTGCGCTCCCCGGCAAGGACGGCTGGCTCTCCCTCCATCTCGCCGACTCCGCCCCGCTGCTGCTCCCGCCTCCGCTCCCGCTGGAACTGACCGCGCTGCACGAGTCGTTGCTGACCGCCCTCGCCCCCGGATACGGCCTGTTCTTCCGCCAGCTCGCCGACCAGGTCCGCGCCACCACCCACCCGGACGCCACCGATCCGCAACTGGCCGACGCGCTGTGGGACCTGGCCTGGTCGGGCCGGCTGACCAACGACACCCTCGCCCCGCTGCGCGCCCTCCTCGGCTCGGGCCGTACGGCCGGTTCGACCGCCCACCGCGCCCGCCGCGCCGTCCCCCGGGGCCGGTACGGCTCCCTCACCGCTGCCGCGGGCCGCGGCGGCCGGCCCACCGCCTCCCGCTCCGGTCCGCCGACGGTGGGTGGCCGCTGGTCGCTCCTGCCCACCGCCGAGCCGGACCCCACCCACCGCGCGCATGCCCTGGCCCGTGCGCTCCTGGACCGGCACGGCATCGTCACCCGGGGCGCGGTCGCCGCCGAGGGGGTCGAGGGCGGGTTCTCCGCCGCATACCGGGTGCTGGCCGCCTTCGAGGAGTCCGGTCAGGCCCGTCGCGGCTATGTGGTGGAGGGGCTGGGCGCCGCCCAGTTCGCGATGGACGGCGCGGTGGACCGGCTGCGCGCGGTCAGCACCCAGCGGGAGCGCACCGCCGGTGACGCACTGCCGGACAGCGGCCCGGCGCAGTCCCGGCGCGGCGGCCCGCAGCGCGCCGTCGTCCTCGCCGCCGCCGACCCCGCCAATGCCTATGGCGCCGCCCTGCCCTGGCCCGAGCCGCCCGAGGGCTCGACGCACAAGCCCGGCCGCAAGGCGGGCTCCCTGGTCGTCCTCGTCGACGGTGAGCTGACGCTCTACATGGAGCGCGGCGGCAAGACCCTGCTCCTCTGGCCGCTCGGCCACGAACCTGACCGGGCCGCCATGGACCCGCGCCTCCAGCTCGCCGTCGAGGCACTCACGGATGCCGCCCGCGCGGGCGCCCTGGGCACCATCACCACCGAACGCATCAACGGCACCGCGGCCCTCACCTCCCCCTTCGCCGCCATCCTGGAGACCGCCGGCTTCCACCCGACCCCACGGGGGCTGCGCCTGCGCGGGTGA
- a CDS encoding Fpg/Nei family DNA glycosylase yields MPEGDTVWRLAQRLHDALTGGPLTRCDLRVPQLATVDLTGRGVLDVLPRGKHLLTRFEGGLTLHSHLRMDGAWKIYAPAERWRGGPAHQIRAILGTADHTAVGYRLPVLDLLRTADESRVVGHLGPDLLGPDWDPAEALRRLLATPERPLGEALLDQRNLAGIGNVYKSELCFLLGASPWLPLSALPRPERVPTLAKKLLEANKRRPARITTPSARPDRRLWVYGRAGRPCLRCGTEVRTADQDPTAEERVTYWCPACQPDPPDGHRAG; encoded by the coding sequence ATGCCCGAAGGTGACACCGTCTGGCGCTTGGCCCAGCGGCTCCACGACGCGCTGACCGGTGGTCCGCTGACCCGCTGCGATCTGCGCGTCCCCCAGCTGGCGACGGTGGATCTGACCGGCCGCGGGGTGCTGGACGTCCTCCCCCGCGGCAAGCACCTGCTCACCCGCTTCGAGGGCGGTCTCACCCTCCACTCCCATCTGCGGATGGACGGCGCATGGAAGATCTACGCCCCGGCCGAGCGCTGGCGCGGCGGCCCCGCCCACCAGATCCGGGCGATCCTCGGCACCGCGGACCACACCGCCGTCGGCTACCGCCTCCCCGTGCTCGATCTACTGCGCACCGCCGACGAGTCCCGGGTCGTCGGCCATCTGGGACCCGATCTCCTCGGCCCGGACTGGGACCCCGCCGAAGCCCTGCGCCGGCTGCTCGCCACCCCGGAGCGCCCCCTCGGCGAGGCCCTGCTCGACCAGCGCAATCTCGCCGGGATCGGCAATGTCTACAAATCCGAGCTGTGCTTCCTGCTGGGCGCCTCGCCCTGGCTCCCGCTGAGCGCGCTGCCCCGGCCGGAACGTGTGCCCACGCTCGCCAAGAAGCTCCTCGAAGCCAATAAGCGACGCCCCGCCCGTATCACCACGCCCAGCGCCCGCCCCGACCGACGGCTGTGGGTCTACGGCCGGGCCGGCCGCCCGTGTCTGCGCTGCGGCACCGAGGTCCGCACCGCTGACCAGGACCCCACCGCCGAGGAACGCGTCACCTACTGGTGTCCCGCCTGCCAGCCGGACCCACCGGACGGCCACCGCGCCGGCTGA
- a CDS encoding SDR family NAD(P)-dependent oxidoreductase: MPLPAYDLTGRTALVTGAASGIGRATATLLATAGATVHCADLDEQGAKATAAAITAAEGSAHAHRLDVTRRDQVAAVVDAARSTTGRLDVMANIAGIMHSAPVLETEDADLDRVWNTNFKGVLYGCQEAARAMIATATPGSLVNMASGAIDTGAPGLLSYGAAKAAVVQLTKTLATEVGRHGIRVNAVAPGWIRTAMTDRHTAEAQQQAEGPMIRMPPLGRVGEPEDVAHTVLHLVSDASSFMTGQVLRPNGGVAMPW, from the coding sequence ATGCCTCTCCCGGCGTACGACCTCACGGGCCGCACCGCGCTCGTCACCGGCGCGGCGAGCGGTATCGGCCGCGCCACCGCCACCCTCCTCGCCACGGCCGGAGCCACCGTCCACTGCGCCGACCTCGACGAACAGGGCGCGAAGGCGACCGCCGCGGCCATCACCGCGGCAGAGGGCTCCGCACACGCCCATCGGCTCGATGTCACCCGGCGCGACCAGGTCGCCGCCGTCGTCGACGCCGCCCGCAGTACCACCGGCCGCCTCGACGTGATGGCGAACATCGCCGGAATCATGCACTCCGCCCCCGTCCTGGAGACCGAGGACGCGGATCTGGACCGGGTCTGGAACACCAACTTCAAAGGCGTGCTGTACGGCTGCCAGGAGGCCGCACGCGCCATGATCGCCACCGCCACCCCGGGCTCCCTCGTGAACATGGCCTCCGGCGCGATCGACACCGGCGCCCCGGGGCTGCTCTCCTACGGCGCCGCCAAGGCCGCCGTCGTCCAGCTCACCAAGACCCTGGCCACCGAGGTCGGCCGGCACGGCATCCGCGTCAACGCCGTCGCCCCGGGCTGGATCCGTACGGCGATGACCGACCGCCACACCGCGGAGGCTCAGCAGCAGGCGGAAGGGCCGATGATCCGGATGCCACCGCTGGGGCGGGTGGGAGAGCCGGAGGACGTCGCCCACACCGTGCTGCATCTGGTGTCGGACGCCTCGTCCTTCATGACCGGCCAGGTCCTCCGCCCGAACGGTGGCGTCGCCATGCCCTGGTGA
- a CDS encoding Dps family protein → MSVVKSTLSDEDLGIVGNALQGALVDLVDLSLVAKQVHWNVIGPRFRSVHLQLDEVVASGRQHADTVAERAAAIGVSPDGRAVTVAETSGIGEVKDGWIKDGDVVRAMVDALGAVIGRMRERITATADPDPVSQDILIGLTADLEKHRWMFQAEAQ, encoded by the coding sequence ATGTCTGTCGTCAAGAGCACACTCTCCGACGAGGACCTCGGCATCGTCGGGAACGCCCTGCAGGGAGCGCTCGTCGACCTGGTGGATCTCTCCCTCGTCGCGAAGCAGGTGCACTGGAACGTCATCGGTCCGCGCTTCCGCTCCGTCCATCTCCAGCTCGACGAGGTGGTCGCCAGCGGGCGGCAGCACGCCGACACGGTGGCCGAGCGGGCGGCGGCGATCGGGGTGTCCCCGGACGGGCGGGCGGTGACCGTCGCCGAGACCAGCGGCATCGGCGAGGTCAAGGACGGCTGGATCAAGGACGGTGACGTGGTGCGGGCGATGGTGGACGCGCTGGGCGCGGTCATCGGCCGGATGCGCGAGCGGATCACCGCCACCGCGGACCCGGACCCGGTCAGCCAGGACATCCTCATCGGTCTGACCGCCGACCTGGAGAAGCACCGCTGGATGTTCCAGGCCGAGGCCCAGTGA
- a CDS encoding helix-turn-helix domain-containing protein, with protein sequence MILLRRLLGDVLRRQRQRQGRTLREVSSSARVSLGYLSEVERGQKEASSELLSSICDALDVRMSELMREVSDELALAELAASAAASDPVPAPVRPKLNSVSVTSLAGVPEDRVTIKSPADVVDVVAA encoded by the coding sequence ATGATTCTGCTTCGTCGCCTGCTGGGTGACGTGCTGCGCCGACAGCGTCAGCGCCAGGGCCGAACCCTGCGCGAGGTCTCTTCCTCCGCCCGGGTATCGCTCGGCTATTTGTCCGAGGTCGAGAGGGGGCAGAAGGAGGCTTCCTCCGAACTGCTCTCGTCGATCTGTGACGCGCTGGACGTGCGCATGTCCGAGCTCATGCGGGAGGTCAGCGATGAGCTGGCGCTCGCCGAGCTGGCAGCGTCCGCGGCCGCGAGCGATCCGGTGCCCGCACCGGTGCGGCCGAAGCTCAATTCGGTGTCCGTCACGTCCCTGGCCGGTGTGCCGGAGGACCGCGTGACCATCAAGTCCCCGGCAGACGTCGTGGATGTCGTCGCGGCCTGA
- a CDS encoding CinA family protein — protein MSGPGSAAAGVLEMLAGRGQSLAVAESLTGGLVAGALTAVPGASRVVRGSVTAYATEVKREVLGVDGALLAARGAVDGEVARQMASGVRRVLGADWGLATTGVAGPDPQDGHPVGTVFVAVQGPDGAGAVRRLSLAGYRDRIRQDTIRAVLALLLSELTENTRAQDTEQHGGNGCLQP, from the coding sequence GTGAGCGGGCCGGGTTCTGCCGCCGCCGGGGTGCTGGAGATGCTCGCCGGGCGGGGCCAGAGCCTGGCCGTGGCGGAATCGCTGACCGGTGGACTGGTGGCGGGCGCGCTGACCGCGGTCCCGGGGGCCTCACGGGTGGTCCGGGGCTCGGTCACGGCGTATGCGACCGAGGTCAAGCGGGAGGTGCTGGGCGTGGACGGCGCCCTGCTGGCCGCGCGGGGGGCCGTGGACGGCGAGGTCGCCCGGCAGATGGCGAGCGGTGTGCGGCGGGTGCTGGGTGCCGACTGGGGCCTCGCCACCACGGGGGTGGCCGGCCCCGATCCTCAGGACGGGCATCCGGTGGGCACCGTTTTCGTGGCGGTCCAGGGACCGGACGGTGCCGGAGCGGTGCGCCGGCTGTCGCTGGCGGGTTATCGCGACCGGATCCGCCAGGACACCATTCGCGCCGTGCTCGCACTGTTGTTGAGCGAACTGACAGAAAATACGCGGGCACAGGATACGGAACAACACGGGGGGAATGGATGTTTGCAGCCCTGA
- the pgsA gene encoding CDP-diacylglycerol--glycerol-3-phosphate 3-phosphatidyltransferase, translating to MTGVPASAAGGPRTAPVVRQAGLWNIANVLTMLRLVLVPAFVVLLMHDGGTDPVWRVFAWAAFAVAMITDIFDGHLARAYNLVTDFGKIADPIADKAIMGAALVCLSVLGDLPWWVTGVILFRELGITLMRFWVIKHGVIPASRGGKIKTLAQGTAVGMYVLVLTGPLATFRWWVMAVAVALTVITGLDYVRQAVVLRRAGLARERAERAERGAAG from the coding sequence ATGACCGGAGTCCCGGCATCCGCAGCTGGTGGCCCGCGCACGGCGCCGGTCGTCCGGCAGGCCGGGCTGTGGAACATCGCCAACGTCCTGACGATGCTGCGGCTGGTGCTGGTCCCGGCCTTCGTGGTGCTGCTGATGCACGACGGCGGAACGGATCCGGTCTGGCGTGTCTTCGCCTGGGCCGCGTTCGCCGTCGCCATGATCACCGACATTTTCGACGGGCATCTGGCGCGCGCCTACAACCTGGTCACCGACTTCGGCAAGATCGCCGACCCGATCGCGGACAAGGCGATCATGGGTGCCGCGCTGGTCTGTCTGTCGGTGCTGGGTGATCTGCCCTGGTGGGTGACCGGAGTGATCCTCTTCCGGGAGCTCGGCATCACGCTGATGCGGTTCTGGGTGATCAAGCATGGAGTCATTCCGGCCAGTCGTGGCGGCAAAATCAAGACATTGGCGCAGGGCACCGCGGTCGGTATGTACGTCCTGGTGCTGACCGGCCCGCTGGCCACCTTCCGCTGGTGGGTGATGGCGGTGGCGGTGGCGCTGACCGTCATCACCGGACTCGACTACGTCCGGCAGGCCGTGGTGCTGCGCCGGGCCGGGCTGGCCCGGGAGCGGGCCGAGCGCGCCGAGCGGGGCGCGGCCGGGTGA